The genomic interval ATTTATTAATGTGTTTTTTGTAATAGGAAAATCAGTATTATCAACAATGAAAACATCATCCCCGCAGTGATCCATAGAATACTTTTCTATTACACTGTATACTGGCAATTGCTCAACAAGCCGTTCTCCAGGTGAGTTAAAGTGTGTGTAGTCTATTCTCTCTTTAAGCCTGTTGCCATGCAAAGATTTGTCCGGAATATGTATATAAATCATAATTATTTTATTCCTAATATCACTGGCAATCATTTCCGGATTAAAATATAATGTTTCAAGTATTAGCGGCTCTCCGTTATCTATTGACCGGCGCAAAACTGCATTTATTCCTTTATACATAAATTCTGACTGGTTAAGATATCCTTTTATTATATTTTCCTCATTCTTTTCTCCATATATCCTGTAAGCATTATAGACGCTTTCTCCCATTGCCGGGTTATCTGCGTAAGGCCTCAAAAATTCCCTGAGATAATCGCCTGAAAGTATTATATTTATATTAAATTCCCTGCTTATAAAACCAGATAAGCTTGTTTTTCCAACACCGGGAATGCCGCCAATCAATATAACCGGAATCATACAGGGCAATTATAAATATATTATTAATTCTTTTCAGCATTTCATCCAGAATTATCATTTCTTTTCTGTATGTGTATATTAATCATATTCTAAGCTATTACAACTGCAATAAATTTTTAAATGATAAGTTTATATCAATATGATAATTATGGCGACAGAAACTTGGGAAGTAAAGGAAAATGCAAAACCTAGAGGATTAGACGGCATATCAGATAAACAGATAGACTACCACTTTGATGTCCATTATAAGGGATATGTATCAAAGCTCAATGAAATATGGTCAAAGTTGCCAGATGTTGACCTTACAAAGGCAAACCAGAATTACAGTGACCTTAGAGAAATGAAACTGGAAGAAACCTTCAACTACGATGGATCAATGCTTCATGAGTACTATTTCGAATCCTTAAGCAAGGATCATGTTGCAATGCCTGAATCAGTAAAGGCACAGATAGAGAAGGATTTTGGAAGCTATGAGAAATTCGTGGCACTGTTCAAAGCAACAGGAACTGCATTCAGGGGATGGGCACATCTTGTGTTTGACCTTAACTGTGGAAAACTTAGGGTTCTCGGTGCCGATATACATAATGCATCTGCAATATGGAATGCATTGATGATACTGCCACTTGATGTTTACGAACATGCATACTATACAGATTACGGAGCAAAGAGAGCACCATATCTTGACGCATTCATGAACAATGTCAACTGGAAGGTTGTTGAGAAAAGGCTTGACAGGGCAAAGAGAACATACGAAGCTTTTAAGAAGGATTAAATATTTTTTATTTTTATGATTAAAAACGATGAGTTGTCCATTAAGATAATGGAATCCAAACTATTATACAGTAAAAAGATAAATGAAAGGGTCATAGATTTTATAAATATGGGAAAATCACGCAATGATTCACTCTTCATGGAATTGTGCTTCTGCATACTTACAGCAAATACATCTGCTGAAATGGGCATCAGGACCCAGAGAATGATTATGGATGGGTTTATAGAATATAGCATGGAACAGTTAAGTGAAGAACTTAAAAAGGCTAAATATAGATTTTATAACAAAAGGGCTGGATATATTATAAATGCAAGATTTATCCGTAAAAATATAAAAAAATTAATCTCTTCCATGGAACATTTCACACTCAGGGAATATCTGGTAAATAATGTCAAGGGTCTCGGGTACAAAGAGGCTTCACATTTCCTGAGAAATATAGGGATATTTGATTTTGCTATTCTGGACAAGCATATTTTGCAACTTTTATTTGATTATGGATATACTAAGGATATGAAATTGAATTCAAGGGCAGACTATCTGGAAAAGGAAAAAATATTTAATTCCATAGCCAGTGACTACAATATACAGCCAGGAATAATGGATTTATATTTATGGCAAATTGCAACAGGAAAAATATTGAAATGAGCCTTAATTTTTGATAGCATCCATTTTTTTAATGTCCTTTTCAGTTGAATAAAATGAATTGTATCCGTGGGATCTCATAATTGATGCTGCATAAGCACTGTTAAGCCCCTTTTTGCAATAGAAAAAGTAATTTTTATCAGGATTTCCTGATTCAGCCAGCGAATCTATGGAACTTACAGGCATATTTATTGCCCCGGGAACGTGCCATAGATCAAAATCCTTATTATCTCTGAGGTCTATAATTATGCTGTTTTCCGGTATCGTATCACTTTTACTGTTATTTATTGAATTGACATAATCATCAATTTCGTCTTTCTTTATTTTTATTATTTCGTGCAATATTTCCTTTAAAGGAAATTTCTCAACTTCTGGCTTCAAATCTCTATAAGCCGTATTTATTCCCGGGTTTTTTGAAAACAATGAACAGAATTCCCCTATGGATTCGTCCATATACAGCCCCTTTCTTTTTGAATAGTTTATTGTTTCTTCCTTGTCAAAGCCTATTAATGGGCGGAATAGTGGAGTATTGATACCGTAGGAAAGTGATTTGAGGTTTTTTGGAATCTGGGATGAAACCTGCCCGATAGATTCTCCTGTCACAATGGCATCATAATCATTTTCCTGGCAAAGCCCCTCTGCATATGAATAAAGAAGCTTTTTGAAGATAAGGTTTGCATATTTCTGTTCCGGATTTCGCAGAATTCCGGTTATCAACGAGGTCCCGTCCAGTATGTATATATTGCTGTTATACCCGTAAGAATACCGGAATAAAAGGTTTCTTGCTGCCTTAAGCATGTACAGTGTATCTGAGGGGTGCGCCAGGGAGCAGAAAAGCAGGTCTGTTGCCATGCCACGCTTCATAACCATAAATGTAGCCACAGGAGAGTCGATGCCTCCAGAAAACAGTGAAATTGCTATCCCTTCGGATTTTAATGGCAATCCTCCCGGGCCTTCCATCTTTTCTGTAAATGTATAGAAATTTTTGTCCCGTACTTCGATATATATGGGCGCTTCCGGGCTTTCCAGGTTTACACCGGAAGAATTATCGTATAACTTATTTCCAATGGCAATTTCCAGGTCCTTAGATGTAAAATTATGCGTTCCCTTTCTGGTTACCCTTACAGCAAAAGTTTTATTTTTTACGTAGCTATAATAGTTTTCAACGCAGCGTGTTACTATATCTTCAATGGTGTTGAATGTATACTCATTAGCCCTGGAAAATGATTTAACACCGAAAATATCTGGCAGAATATTCATTAATTCCGGGCTATCTGAATATAAATAAATCCTTCCATCACTCTTTTTGTATTTCAGGCCAGAATCCTCCGGCAATGATGATATAATGTTTTCAATAAGGAGTTTTTCCATATTCCTCCTCGTTTTATTTCCCTTAAGGCCTATCTCTGAATACCTTACAATGAACATTGTTATTGTATATTTATTAGCTATTTATGCGTTGCTTTAAAAAAGTATAGCTAAAATATTTAACATATAAAGATATTTAAGCAGCATGGAAACAATAAAAATAGCAGGATTTGGAGGTAGCTTGAGGAAAGAGTCATACTCCAGGTATTTGCTTGAGAACGCCGTTGGATTGATGCCTGAGAATTCTAAACTTGAAATACTGGACATAAAGAATTTTCCTTTAATGAACCAGGATGAGGAGAACAATTACCCGGAAAATGTAAAAAAGTTTAAGAGGCAGATTAAGGAATCTGATGGAGTTTTGATGGTTACTCCAGAATACAATTACTCAATCCCCGGATATTTAAAAAATGTTTTAGATGTTGCTTCGAGGCCATATGGTGATAATCCTTTCAATGGAAAGCCTGTAGCCATTATGAGTTCATCAATAGGCATGCTGGGCGGTTCAAGGGCACAGTACCACCTCCGCCAGGTTTGTGTATTCCTTGATATGATTCCTGTAAATACACCTGAAGTTTTTCTAACATTTGCACAGGATAAATTCGATGAAAAAGGCAAGCTTAAGGATGAGATGACAGCTAAATTTGCCGGGCAGTTGCTACAGAACCTTGTAAATCTTGCCAGGCAGCTAAAAAAATAATTTTTTAAAATAAAATAATATATTTTTATATTCTTTCAGTATCATAGTTCCATGATCATAGCGGATGTGACATTTTATCCAATTGGAAAAGGAGTTTCTGTGGGCGATACTATAGAGAAGGTTGTTAGCCGGTTAAAGAATAATAATTCAATTAAATGCTATCCAAATAGCATGGCTACTGTAATTGAATGCAGTAATATTGATATTTTAATGGATGCGATAAAGGATGCTGAAAAGTTTATTGAAAATATGGGTTTTCCCAGGGTAGAGACTATATTAAGAATTGATAGCAGAACCGATGTAGAAAACTCAGTTGAAAGAAAAATGAAATATGTCAGCTAAAAAAATTATGGCTTAAAAGTACCTGAGACTACCCATGGTGGTTCTGTACCCAGCGGCTCCATCCCTGATACTTTGCTATTTTCCAGAAGTTTTTCGTTTACCTCAATGCCAAGCCCTGGTTTCCCTGATAATGCCATTGTACCGTTTTCCACAGAATATCCTGTGAAAAGGTTCTTTTTCCATGATGGCCATGATTCTTCAAAACTTTCCTGTATTAAGAAATTTGGAAGGGTGTAATCAACATTTAACGTTGCCGCCGTCTGCACCGGGCCGAAGGCATTGTGGTATGCTACGGAAATTCCGAATGATTCTGCAATTGCACCGATTTTTTTTGCCTCCAGAATGCCTTTGGAATTGGTTAAATCCGGTTGTATAACATCCACCATTCCATCGGAAATGTACCTGGCAAAATCTTCCTTGTTAAGCAGCCTTTCACCAAGTGCCACCGGAATATCTACCCTGGCCCTGAATTCTGGCAGGAACCTTTCAAGTTCAGGATGTATTGGCTCCTCTATAAACAGCGGGTTATATTCCTCCAGTGCTTTTCCTGCCATTATGGCATATTTTGGAGAAAACCTTCCGTGGCATTCAATTAATAAATCTACACCTTCACCGAGGCTTGATCTCATCTGTGCCACTATTTCCTGTGCTTTTTTTACCCCATCCACGGTTATTTTATCATAGTTGCTTCCGAATGGGTCGAATTTAAATGCACTATATCCACGTGAGACAAGGGATTTTGCCTTTGAAACAAAATCTTCAGGAGAAACACAATCGGAATACCACCCGTTGGCATATCCCCTGATTTTTTCGTTAAATCTGCCACCCAGCAAATTATAGATTGGTGACCCGAGGTTTTTCCCTATCAGGTCCCATGATGCAATCTCAAATGCGCTCAATGCTGCTGTTTCCTCAACGGATTTCGCTACGTAAAAGGCATTTCTATAGTAATCCCTTAGATTTTTTTCTATATCAAAATAATTCTTGCCCTGGAATACCCTGGCAACCTCATTCATGCTTTCTTTCACAGGAAGTGTCATCATCGTGGTAGGCGCTTCGCCGAAGCCAACCCTTCCATCAGAGGATGTGAGTTTCAGTATAAGTATTGTAGAGCTCCATGGAGAGGACTTTTCTTCAGGAGACCCAAGTTCGTATATTTCTATGTTTTTTATAGTTTCCATGCACAATCAATTATATAATACATATTAATTTTTGGATGGAGAAAAATTATTTTTTGTCGAATTTCTTCAGGGTAAAACGCCTGTTGCTCCCGAATGGTGAAAACGGCTTTCCATTTCCAAAATAAAATTTAGAGAAGAATTCCACGTATAGAAGCCTTGCGCCCTGTATGCCTGGCTCAAATACAGCTATTATTAGATTGAACAGCTGCCCTACAACCAGCACCACAACACCGATTATTATAAAATAAAATGGGTCAGATAATGTTGCCCTGAATACGGTATCTATGACAAGGACCAGGACAACAGATGCCAGGAGTATCCCTACAATCCTTGTGTATGAAAGTATGTGTGAAATAATTGATGGAATTTCCATAAGGCTAAGTGTGCCTTCGAAAACAACTACGGTTATAAAGCCAACTATGAGCATTACATAGCCAATAAGTGAGGATGTTTCCAGGGGGCTAAGGCTGACCCTGTGTATTAGATTAAGGCCGAGTATTGCAAAGGCCCATGCCATCAGTATCCACCCTACTTTAGCCACTGCAGCTTTTCTGTGATTTATATATGCATTGTTAATTATTCCAAGGACGAAGCCGAAGGTGACAAAAGCAAGCCCGATATAACCGGAAATCATCAGCAATTCTCCAATATGTATGACCGGCACCGGAGTGGAACTGAGCCTGAATGGCACCGGATATATGGTAAATCCAAAGAATTCATTGAATACTATACCAAATATTATTGCGATTATTGAAGATGGTATAAGTGCTTTTGCAAGTGTTTTTAAAGAATTCTTCCCCATTATCATGAGAATAAATCCGGATAATTTTTTTGGTATATGGCTTTTTGCCGGTGGGTGGTCAACCCTGTGTATTATAAACAGTGATATCAGGAGGATAACCAGGCCGTACCCTGCGTCACCAACCATTAAACCGAAAAATACAGGGAAAACAAGGGCAAATATCATTGTCGGATCAAATTCATACTCCTCTGGCAATGAATAGAATCTTATGAAAAATTCGAATATTTTAAAATGCTTTGGATTCGAGAGTTTTGTTGGAGGGTCTTCCTTTGTTTCTATCTTCTGGATAAACATTGTGTTATTTGAATCTTCATTAAGCACTGAAGAAACTTTTTCATATTCAGATTCGGGAATCCATCCCTCGAGAGCAAAAGCATTTTCAGAAAAAGCAATATTGCTTAAAATTTCTTCTTCTTTCACATATATTTCAAGCTGTTCTGTTATCTGTGCCACAGGTTCATAATATTTATCTGACAATGCATTAAGGGATGATTTTATTCCCTCTATTGCGTTTGAAGCTTCATTAATGGTGTTATGGATTAATTCTATATTTTCCTTTACGGTCCCGTTCAATTCCGGGATCTTCATCATATCATAGGTTTTTGATGAAAGTATGGAAAGAAATTCTGGTTCGTTTTTTCTATTTATTGTAACGGTTGAATAGCCATTATTTAAATTGATGAATGTTGCATAATCTGTTTTGAGACTTTCAGTTTCATCTGACGATTTAATTATAAAACTTTCAACGTAATCATTATTTAATATTGATAAATCTTCACCAAAGCCCGATAATAACTCCAGTGGTTTTAAGGTAATCTTATTTTCCTGGATCTTTGCTGTAAGTTTCTCTTCATCATCTTTGAGTTTGTTTAATTCGCCGGCTATGTATATTTTTGATATATCTTCCAGGACTTCCTCCGGAGAACTGTAGTATTTTTTATGTTTAACTTCCCTCTGTGGAAGTATTGAAAGAAATCCCTTGAACCGTGATAGATTTTCAGATAAAACCTTGTAATTGGCGTTGGAGCCCTGGGTGTTGAATACCTTTGCAACCTCAGGTTCTGCATTCTCTATCTGTATAACATTTAGATCATGCATATCATCTACTATTTTATTTTTATACGTATTCAGGCCAATAATCCTGATTTTTGTCATCTTCACGGGCTTTAGCATTTTATCACATTTTAGTAATATATTCCAGAATAAGATTATACACTTTCTCTTCAAGCTTTCTGTTAGATATGTCAACTTTCATTACATTTGATCTGGCTCTCTGGGTATCAAGTGCATCAGCCATTTTCCTGCTTTCTGATTTCTTTATTTCCTCTATGGCTTTATTGTAATCATTTATTATTTGATTTTCCAGGTTTTTTGCCTTTTCATTGCATTCAGCTATTTGCTGGTTTAACTGTTTTTCCATTTCCTCCTTTAGCTCTGCTATGGAACGTTTTTTTGCTTCTTCTTTGTTTTTAATTACCTTCAATTCATCTATTTCTGTCATTTAATTATCACCATTATCAGTATTGCAATAAATGCTATTGCAAGCAGGATATTTATTATCCGTATGATCTTTCTTATCCTTTTGAATTTTTCAACATTGCCCATATATTCCCTTTGAATATATAATAGGGCCAAACCTATTTATTATTTTCTCCAGTTGAAACTACATGGCTTTTTACAAATTTCAGGGTTGCAAATGAATCCCTTTCCAATTCGTCCAGATGCTCCCTGATGATTTTATAGTTGTTGTTAAACCTTGGAATCATTATATTTTCTATTGCATTGGATCTCCTGTTTGTCTTGTCTATTTCATTTAACAATTTGCGCATTGATGATTCTTTCTGGGAAACTTCCAGAAGCTCTTTGAATATTTTATTAAAGAGTGTAATTGCATCATAGATTGACACAGGAACAGAATTTGCAAGATATGAATCGTCAATTATCTTTTTTCCTGCCTGGGCTGACATTTCAGGAATTGTAACACCCATTATATTTTTCCCGCCTATTTTAATTTCTGGCGAAGAAAACATGTATGAAATTCTTTCGATTTCAAGAGTTCCATCTATTATCTCTGCCACTTTAATTGCATTCAACCCTTTTTCTATATCATTTTTGATGTTTTCTCTAAGCCCTCTGACCTCATTGCTAATTTTAAAGAATTCCATTACCAGGGATTGTCTTTTCATTTTCAGGAGTTCGAGTCCTCTAGAAGCTACTTTTATCCGTTTTTTCGTATTTATAAGTTCTATTCTGGTAAGTCTTACAGTATTTGCCATTATTCCTCCCATTTCCCGTATTTTGGTATATATGCGGATTTTACCTTTTTCATTTCCTCTTTAGGCAAAATTGAAAGCAGGTCCCATCCAAGATTCAAAGTTTCTTCTATGGAACGGTCAGTATCTCCCTGGTTTACGTATTTGCTTTCAAAATCCTCTGCAAATTGAAGGTACTTTTTATCTGATACACTCAAAGCTTCTTCGCCAACAATCTCACTTAATGCTCTGGCGTCTTTTCCCTTTGCATATGAGGAATATAGCTGATCGGCCAGGCCTCTGTGGTCTTCCCTGGTATGGTCAGACCCTATACCCTGGTTCATGAGACGTGATAAGGATAAAAGGACATCTACCTCTGGATATATATCCTTCCTGCTAAGGTCTCTTGATAGTGTTATCTGCCCTTCAGTTATATATCCTGTAAGGTCAGGCACCGGGTTTGTTATATCATCCCCTGGCATTGTAAGAATAGGTATCTGTGTGATTGAGCCGTTCCTTCCCTTTATTTTTCCTGCCCTTTCATATATTGTACTTAAATCGGTATACATATAGCCAGGATATCCACGCCTTCCAGGGATTTCCTCCCTTGAAGATGATATTTCACGGAGTGCTTCACAGTAATTTGTCATATCTGTGAGGATAACCAGCATGTTCATATCTTTCTCATATGCCAGGTATTCTGCAGTTGTTAATGCAACACGGGGCAGTATTATCCTGTCCATGGATGGATCTGATGCCAGATTCAGGAATATTACGGATTCTGACAGTGCGCCTGACGACTCAAATTGCTTCATGAAATAGTTTGCTTCCTCACTTGTTATTCCAATAGCGCCAAATACAACACCAAATTTTTCTCCGCCTTTCAGGGTTTTTGCCTGCTTCGCTATCTGTGTCGCCAGCCTGTTATGGGATAATCCTGCTCCAGAGAATATTGGAAGCTTTTGTCCCATAACAAGTGTATTCATTCCATCTATGGTTGATATTCCCGTTTCTATGAATTCACTTGGCTCTTCACGTGAATATGGATTGATTGCAGCACCTGTGATATCTACCTTATCCTTTGAATAAATCTTCGGGCCATTGTCTACCGGTTCACCGAATCCATTGAATATTCTGCCAAGCATATCATCAGATACTGGAAGCTTGAATGTGCTTCCTGTGAACGATACCCCGGTACTCTTTGGGCTCATGCTGGTAGTTGAACCGAACACCTGGACAACCGCAACGCCGTTCCTGGTTTCAAGTACCTGGCCTTTAACACGCTCTCCGTTATCCAGTATTATGCTAACAATTTCATTATACGATGCATTTTTCACGTCGTCCACAAATAGAAGTGGACCATTTATCTGTGAAATTGACCTGTAAATAATATCAGACACTTTCAACACCCTCCATTATATTATCATATTCATTATTTATTTCCTTTATCACGTCATTGTAGAATTTCTCAAAGTCGTTTTCTGGAATTTCTTTCATTCTTGATATTTTCATCCTCACAGGAAGTGTTGCAGTCTGGGTTAACTTCAATCCAGAAGCTATGGATTTTTCCTGCATTTCATTAAGTGTTTTAATAATTGTAAGCATTTCATACTGTTTCTTTATTGAACAGTATGTATCTGTATCATCAAAGGCATTCTGCTGGAGAAAATCTTCCCTGATAATCTTTGCAATGTCCAGAACGTTTTTCTGATTCTCTGGCAATGAGTCATATCCCACCAGCTGCACAATTTCCTGTAACTCTGATTCTTTCTGGAGTATACCCATCATGAGTGAATGCATCTGTGGCCATTCAGGGTTCACGTTTGATTTAAACCACCCGGAAAGGGAGTCCAGGTAAAGCGAATAGCTGTTAAGCCAGTTAATTGAAGGAAAATGCCTTCTGGATGCAAGTGAGGCGTCAAGAGCCCAGAATGCCCTTGTAACTCTCAAGGTATTCTGCACAACAGGGTCTGAAAGGTCTCCACCTGGAGGCGATACTGCTCCTATAAGGGTTATAGAGCCTGTCCTTTCATCCTGTGCTATTATCTGGGCATTTCCAGATCTTTCATAAAATTCAGATATTCTCCTTCCCAGATAGGCAGGATATCCTTCTTCACCTGGCATTTCTTCCAATCTTCCAGATATTTCCCTCAGTGCCTCTGCCCACCTGCTTGTTGAATCTGCCATAAGAGCTACGTCATAACCCATATCCCTGTAATATTCAGCTATGGTAACTCCTGTATAAATACTGGCTTCCCTTGCTGCCACAGGCATATTGGAAGTATTTGCAATAAGTATTGTTTTTTCCATGAGTGGTTTTCCGCTCTTGGGATCTTGCAGTTCAGGGAATGTTGAAAGTATTTCAGTCATCTCATTTCCCCTTTCCCCGCAGCCAACATAAACGGTTATATCTGCATCAGACCATTTGGACAGCTGGTGCTGTATTACTGTCTTCCCGCTTCCAAATGGGCCCGGAACTGCTACAGTGCCGCCCTTAGCAACAGGGAAGAATGAATCTATTACCCTCTGGCCTGTGATTAATGGTATTTCAGGTGCAAATTTAAGAAATACCTTTCTTGCCTGCCTGACAGGCCATATCTGCTTCAATTTTATATCATATTTGGAAGTTCCAGTGTCGATTATACATACAGTATCAGATACTTTGAATTTTCCTTTGCTTATGCTTTTTATTATGCCACGAATGCCATACGGAACCATAATTTTATGGGTTATTATATTAGTTTCCTGAACTGTGCCAAGTATATATCCCTGCTCAACTTCATCCCCTTCCTTTAACAGTGGAACGAAATCCCATTCTTTCTTTTCATCCAGTGGAGGTGCTGTTGCCCCCCTGACTATAAAATCACCTGTTTCTGATTGAATTATATCAAGAGGCCTCTGTATTCCATCATATATGGATTTAAGCAGGCCCGGGCCAAGTTCGACAGAGAGGGGTTTGCCTGTTGAATATACAGGTTCGCCTGGTTTGAGCCCGCTGGTATCTTCATAAACCTGGATTGTAAATTTATCTCCAACTATTTTTATAACTTCACCTACGAGGCCCATTTCACCAACCCGTACCACATCAAACATTTTGCCATCAA from Ferroplasma acidiphilum carries:
- a CDS encoding V-type ATP synthase subunit A — encoded protein: MENKGSIYSISGPVVIATDLDGKMFDVVRVGEMGLVGEVIKIVGDKFTIQVYEDTSGLKPGEPVYSTGKPLSVELGPGLLKSIYDGIQRPLDIIQSETGDFIVRGATAPPLDEKKEWDFVPLLKEGDEVEQGYILGTVQETNIITHKIMVPYGIRGIIKSISKGKFKVSDTVCIIDTGTSKYDIKLKQIWPVRQARKVFLKFAPEIPLITGQRVIDSFFPVAKGGTVAVPGPFGSGKTVIQHQLSKWSDADITVYVGCGERGNEMTEILSTFPELQDPKSGKPLMEKTILIANTSNMPVAAREASIYTGVTIAEYYRDMGYDVALMADSTSRWAEALREISGRLEEMPGEEGYPAYLGRRISEFYERSGNAQIIAQDERTGSITLIGAVSPPGGDLSDPVVQNTLRVTRAFWALDASLASRRHFPSINWLNSYSLYLDSLSGWFKSNVNPEWPQMHSLMMGILQKESELQEIVQLVGYDSLPENQKNVLDIAKIIREDFLQQNAFDDTDTYCSIKKQYEMLTIIKTLNEMQEKSIASGLKLTQTATLPVRMKISRMKEIPENDFEKFYNDVIKEINNEYDNIMEGVESV